GGAAATGTCGTATTAGATAAAACATACGGGTTTCATACATACAGTAAACAAAGACGAGTAAGAAAATCTGATCTTTATGATTTGGCATCAATTACAAAGATTGCTGCTACCACTCTGGCAGCCATGCGAATGTATGATAAAGGGAGAATAAGATTAGATGATAAACTCGGTAAATTTTTTAGAGATACCGGAATTGATTATTCGAATATAAAACCTGACACCATTATCAATATTGACACACTTCTGATAGCTGATATTAAAGATTTTAAGAAATTGTTGAGGTATCAAGATACATTACATATTAACGATTCAATGTTGATTGCTTATGACTCACTAATAGTTACAACAACACCAAAGAATAATATTTTTAAGGTAAGAATCAAGGATATTCTTCTTCATAAATCAGGTATTACGCCTACATTACCAATTTTACCGTATCTATTATATCAGAAAAATTATTATGATTCATTAGAATTTATTAAGCAAAGATTTTATAAAAATTTAAAAGCTGATACTCTAAACTATAATCCTAATATTCAGTATGATGTGAGGGGAGGGCTGAATAAGATTTATAATGAATATTTTTCAAGAAGGTATATTAAAGACAGTGCTCAAACAAAGATTGCCGATAATTTTTATTTTCAAAACAGATATTTTGATACTCTTTGGAATGATACAAAGCGATTAAGAGTTTATTCAAGAAAAATATATCAATACAGTGATATAAATATGATCTTATTACAACAAGCAATCGACAGTTTGAACAGAAGCAGTATAGACAAATACTTATCCTATAATATTTATAAACCAATGGGTCTGACTACCATGTGTTATAAACCCACAAAATATTTTTCAAGAAATCGTATTACACCCACTGAAAACGAAAAATATTGGAGACAACAGACTTTAAGAGGTAATGTACATGATCCTTCTGCAGCAATGCTTGGAGGAGTTTCCGGAAATGCCGGTTTATTTTCTGATGCTTATGATTTAGCATTACTTGGGCAAATGTGGTTGAATGGCGGTTCTTATGGCGGAGTAAGGTATATTTCCAAGAGTACGATTAATAAATTTACCGGGTATCAAGAAGACAGCCACAGAGGATTAGGCTTTGATAAACCCGGAAGAAAGAGTATCATTGGAAATGGTGCACCTCCCGAATCATTCGGACATACAGGTTTCACCGGTACATGCATTTGGGTTGATCCTGTTAATGATCTTGTTTATGTTTTTTTATCGAACAGAGTGCACCCCAATCAAAAGAATTGGAGAATTAATACATATAAGATAAGACAAAAAATACATTCTGTTGTTTATAATGCAATGTAAAAATAAAATTGTTTGAAAAGGTGCAAAGCAACTAATTCTGCAAAAGTCAAAAACATAGCATGCTTACTGTCAATTAATTGAAAAGTTGCTATGCACCTCTTTTTGAGAAGTTGTTACTTTTCGGAGTAGGCTCATTATTTAAATTTCCTGAAAACTCATTTTATATCCAAATACAACTCCCGTAATTTCAGCTACGTACAGCAATTTTTATCTTATAAACTGCCTTAATAAATTTTAAATTGCCCTTCAGTCGTTAGTACTAATTGTACGTGTCTTTTATTATTGTATGTTAAATTTTTACTTGATATTTGGAATGCAAAAGTTATTACAATTCTAATTAAAAACATACTAATAATTTATGAAAACAAAATATTATATTGAACGAATAAATAAAATTACGAAAAGCATTTTTATGATGATATTAATGCTTTTATCTTTAAGTAGTTTTGCCGGTGAACCAACTGACGGAGGAACGGAAAGTATCAAAATTACCGGAACCGTTTATGACAAAGACGATAAAGTGTCTTTGCCTTATGCAACAATTGTATTATATAATAAATCCGATTCAACTTTTGTTCAAGGAACAGTTGCGGATTATGAAGGTAATTTTACTTTGAATAAAATTATCGGAGGAGAATACTATATTGAAATTAAATTCTTAGGGTATGATAAAAAGATCATTCGTGATATTAATATTAAAAAAGGAACTAAAAATATTAAGCTCGGAACAATATTAATTAATAAAGCAGCTGAGAATATTGAAGAAGTAGAAATTCTCGGAGAAAAAGATGCTGTTGAATACAAACTGGATAAAAAAGTTATAAATGTCGGAAAGAAGGCTGTAGCAGCCGGTGGAACAGTAGTTGATGCACTGGAAAATACACCTTCAATTCAAGTTGATGTTGAAGGAAATGTATTACTTAGAGGCAGTTCAAATTTTACAGTATTAATTGACGGAAAACCGACAGCTCTTTCCGGAAATGATGCACTAAAAGGAATGCCTGCTTCAACAGTTGAAACTATTGAGATTATCACTAATCCCTCAGTGAAATATGATCCCGACGGTACAGCCGGAATTATTAATATCATTATGAAAAAAGGTTACCAAACCGGTGTAAACGGAATTGTAAATGCTTCAATTGGTACAAGGCTTAAACATTCCGGAGATTTCACTTTAAATTACAGAACAGATAAAGTTAATTATTTCATCAGCGGTAATTATTCTGATCGTCCGAGTTATCCGACAACTAATTTCTTTAACGAAACTGATATTAATGATACAATCAGATTTGTTTCACAAGACGCAGACAGATTACAAAGAAATAAATCCTATAATATAAAAGCCGGTGCAGACTTTTATTTGAATGATATAAATACATTAACTTTTTCGGGAGAATACGGTTTTTGGGGATTTTACATGGAAATGGATTCGAAAGTACATGAATATAAAGTTCCTGCTACTTCAGATATTTTCAAAAATACTGAAACGGATTTGACTATCGGCGGAAATTATATTAACGGAAGTATGATATTTGATCATGATTTTGCAAAAGATCATGACTTGGTTACAACTTTTACTTATTCAACATGGGACGGTACTAATTCTACTGATGTTAATGAACAGAATACTGATGATACATGGCTTAATCCTTTTGATCCGTATCGTTATGAATCAATTAGAAATGATTTAAATCAAGATTTAAGGTTTAAAACAGATTATACACAACCAATAGGAGAAAAAAGTAAAATTGAAGCCGGTTTACAGGCAAGATATTTTACTTTGGAATCTTCTTACTCATTAATGAATATGGATTATGAAAATAATATTTGGGTAGATAACACTCAATTTCAGAATGAAATGGATTTTACTCGAATAATTAATTCGGCTTACGGTACATTCTCAAGTTCTTTTAAAGATTTCCAATATAAATTAGGTATCAGAGGAGAATATACCGACAGATTATTGCATGTTTTAACAAGTGATGATAAGTATGAATTGAAGCGTTTTGATTATTTCCCGTCAGTTCATATTTCCAAACAGCTGAAAAAAGGACAACAATTTCAGGCAAGTTACAGCAGAAGAATTAACAGACCGCAACCATGGAATTTGAATCCTTTTCCAATATTTTCCGACAGCTATATTACTCAAGGCGGAAATCCTGAATTATTACCCGAATATACAGATTCATACGAGTTAAATTATATGAAACGTTTTAAAATCGGATTTGTATCATTTGAAGGATTTTACCGACAAACTAATAATAAATATGATATGAATTTGAATTTACAAGATGACGGTATAATTAGTATTAAAACAACAAATCTTGACAGAAGTTTTGCCTATGGAACTGAATTATCGGGAAATTTTGGATTTACAAAGTGGTTAAATTTATATGCAAGTGCAAATCTTTACAGTTATAATATTGAAGGTGACATTGTTACAGAATTTGCAGATGTTAAAAGTTTCAGATATGATTTTGTTTTAAACGCAAAAATATCTTTTACAAAAACAACTCAACTGCAATTAACAGGATTTTATAATGCACCCACAATCACATCTCAAGGATTAAGGAGTGAAATGTACGGAATGAATGCCGCTGTCAGTCAATCCTTTTTTAAACGCAGATTATCAGTTACTTTGAGAGGGCGTAATATTTTAAATACAATGAAATTCAGTTTTAATGCAGAAAGCCCCGGTTTAAAGACCGGCTTTAATTATAATATGGAATATCCGGTAATTATGCTCAACATAAGCTATAAGATAAATAACTATAAGAAACGCAGAAATGATCCTGATACTGAAACAAATTTCGGCGGCGGAGTTTTATAACAGACTTGTAAAATTTAACTGATAAATTATCAACGTCTCTTCATAATTGATTTTTAAGTGCCTTTCATAAACCGGAAGGCACTTTTTTTTAATTTAACCCGAATTATTCATACGTTTTTTCTTTGCCTGAATCAAGGCGTCAAACCCTGCCGCTGTATCCTTATACTGCAAAGGGTTTGCAACGATGAGTCGGGCAAAGAAAAAATGTACCTTCGGTGAAAAATCACACAAATTTGGGTGTCTTACAATGACAACTAAATTATTACCATTCAGCTTGTTACTATTGTATATTTGATTTTTCATGAATAATTCGGGTTAAGATGCA
This region of Bacteroidales bacterium genomic DNA includes:
- a CDS encoding TonB-dependent receptor; its protein translation is MKTKYYIERINKITKSIFMMILMLLSLSSFAGEPTDGGTESIKITGTVYDKDDKVSLPYATIVLYNKSDSTFVQGTVADYEGNFTLNKIIGGEYYIEIKFLGYDKKIIRDINIKKGTKNIKLGTILINKAAENIEEVEILGEKDAVEYKLDKKVINVGKKAVAAGGTVVDALENTPSIQVDVEGNVLLRGSSNFTVLIDGKPTALSGNDALKGMPASTVETIEIITNPSVKYDPDGTAGIINIIMKKGYQTGVNGIVNASIGTRLKHSGDFTLNYRTDKVNYFISGNYSDRPSYPTTNFFNETDINDTIRFVSQDADRLQRNKSYNIKAGADFYLNDINTLTFSGEYGFWGFYMEMDSKVHEYKVPATSDIFKNTETDLTIGGNYINGSMIFDHDFAKDHDLVTTFTYSTWDGTNSTDVNEQNTDDTWLNPFDPYRYESIRNDLNQDLRFKTDYTQPIGEKSKIEAGLQARYFTLESSYSLMNMDYENNIWVDNTQFQNEMDFTRIINSAYGTFSSSFKDFQYKLGIRGEYTDRLLHVLTSDDKYELKRFDYFPSVHISKQLKKGQQFQASYSRRINRPQPWNLNPFPIFSDSYITQGGNPELLPEYTDSYELNYMKRFKIGFVSFEGFYRQTNNKYDMNLNLQDDGIISIKTTNLDRSFAYGTELSGNFGFTKWLNLYASANLYSYNIEGDIVTEFADVKSFRYDFVLNAKISFTKTTQLQLTGFYNAPTITSQGLRSEMYGMNAAVSQSFFKRRLSVTLRGRNILNTMKFSFNAESPGLKTGFNYNMEYPVIMLNISYKINNYKKRRNDPDTETNFGGGVL